In Bradyrhizobium paxllaeri, the genomic stretch GCCGTCGTCGTTCGCGAGGCGGTCGGCGTCATCGGCATGATCACGCCGTGGAACTGGCCGCTCAACCAGATCGCCTGCAAGGTCGCGCCCGCGCTCGCCGCCGGCTGCACCATGATCCTGAAGCCGTCGGAGTTCACCCCGAGCTCGGCGCTGATCTTCGCCGAAATCCTGCATGAAGCCGGCGTGCCGAAGGGCGTGTTCAACCTCGTCAACGGCCTTGGCCCCGAAGTCGGCGCCGCGATGGCCGAGCATCCCGACATCGACATGATCTCGTTCACCGGCTCGACCCGCGCCGGCGTCGACGTCGCCAAGCGCGCCGCGCCGACCGTCAAGCGCGTCAGCCAGGAACTCGGCGGCAAGTCGCCGAACGTCATCCTCGAAGGCGCCGACCTCACCAAGGCCGTCACCGGCGGCGTGATGCACATGTTCAACAACTCCGGACAGTCGTGCAACGCGCCGTCGCGGATGATCGTACCGCTGTCGAAGATGAAGGAAGTCGCGGCCATTGCGAAGGGCGTCGCCGACAAGACCAAGGCCGGCGATCCCCGCGCCGAAGGCACCACCATCGGCCCCGTCGTGTCGCGCATCCAGTGGGACAAGATCCAGGCGCTGATCAAGAAGGGCATCGACGAAGGCGCAACCCTCGTCGCCGGCGGTCCCGGTCTCCCCGAGGGCGTCAACAAGGGCTTCTATGTCCGCCCGACCATCTTCGCCGACGTCACCAACGAAATGACGATTGCCCGCGAAGAAATCTTCGGACCGGTGCTGACGATCATCGGCGCCAAGGATGAAGCCGATGCGGTGAAGATCGCCAACGACACGCCCTATGGTCTCGCCGGCTACGTCTCGGGCGATACGGTGGAAAGCGCGCGCCGCGTCGCCCGCCAGATTCGCGCCGGCAACGTCAACCTGCAGGGCGTGCCGAACGATCGCACCGCGCCGTTCGGCGGCTACAAGCAGTCCGGCAACGGCCGCGAGTGGGGCAAGTACGGCCTCGAGGAGTATCTCGAGGTGAAGGCGGTCGCCGGCTACAACGCGGCGTAAATCGATGCGGCGCTCGCGCCGTCCGTGAAGGATGCCGGCTGCGGAACCGCAGCCGGCATTTTTTTGACCAGAATCGCCGTCAGGCTAAGCTTGCGTCAATGTGCGAGCCGACATGGCGACGACGCAAATAAGAAAAGGTGGAGGATGCCCGTGAAGAAGATCGCCGTTGCGCTTGTCGCGCTGTTGTCGCTTGCCGGGACGGTGCAGGCCCAGACCGTCAAGGATCTGCTCGAGACCCTCAGGGCGAAGTGGAACACGCCGACCGAGCCGTTCAAGATGATCGGCAACGTCTATTATGTCGGAACCAACGGCCTGGCGTCCTACCTGATCACGTCGCCGCAGGGCCATATCCTCGTCGATATGGTGATGCCGGAAGCAACCTCGCAGATCAAGGCGAACATCGAAAAACTCGGCTTCAAGCTCACCGACATCAAATACCTCGTCAACACCCACGCGCATATTGATCACACCGGTGGCCTTGCCGAAATGAAGCAGGCCAGCGGCGCCCAGATGGTCGCCGGCGAAGCCGACAAGCCGCTGCTCGAGGGCGGCTACTACCCGGGCGCGCAGGAGGACGAGGCGCTCAAGTTCCCGCCGGTGAAGGTCGACCGCACCGTACGCGAGGGCGATAAGGTTACGGTGGGCGATGTCACGCTGACTGCGCGCGAAACGCCAGGACATTCGCCGGGCTGCACGAGCTGGGAATTCTCGGTGAAGGACGGCGATGCCACGCGCTCGGTCCTCATCTTCTGCAGCGGCACCGTGGCGCTGAACCGCCTCGTCCCCAACCCGACCTATTCCGGGATCGTCGCCGATTACCGCAAGACGTTCGCGCGGGCCAGGGACATGAAGGTGGATGTGCTGCTCGCGCCGCATCCGGAAATGTACAAGATGGCGGAGAAGCGCGCCAAGCTCAGCGAAGGCGGACCCAATCCGTTCGTCAATCCCGGCGAGTTCAACGAATACGCGGCGACACTGGAGAAGACGTTTGAAGACGCGCTCGCCAAGCAGACCGCCGCCGCGGAGAAGAAGGGGTGAATTGGCGCTGAGGCGCGCCGGGACCTAGCCGCCCGGTGCGCCCTGCGTGTTCACATAGAGCGCGTAGATCGACTGGCTCGCGGCCATGAACAGGCGGTTGCGCTTCACACCGCCAAAGCAGAGATTGGCGCAGCGCTCGGGCAGCGCAATGCGGCCGATCATGACGCCGTCGGGCGCGAACACGACCACGCCGTCGAGTTCGGGATCGCCCATGCCCCAGCCGCACCAGAGATTGCCGTCGATGTCGACCCGGAAACCGTCCGGCGTGCCAGGGCCGGCATCGACAAACACGCGCTTATTGGAAAGCTTGTCGCCGGAAGGCGAGACGTCATAGGCGAGGATCTTGCGGTTGGGCACGCCGCGTGATTCGATGACATAGAGGATTTTTTCATCCGGCGAGAAGGCGAGCCCGTTCGGCCCCAGCACGCCCTCGGCGACGATGGTGGCTTTGCCGGTCGCGGCATCAAGCCGATAGACATTGGCGTCGATCTCGGGCTCGGCCTTGTAGCCTTCGTAATTGCCGAGCAGGCCGAACGTCGGATCGGTGAACCAGATCGAGCCGTCGGACTTCACGACGACATCGTTGGGCGAGTTCAGCCGCTTGCCGTCGAAGGAATCGATCAGCACCGTGATCGAACCGTCATATTCGGTGCGCGTCACCCGCCGGCCGCCATGCTCGCAGGTGACGAGCCGTCCCTGACGGTCGCGGGTATTGCCGTTGGCGAAGTTCGACGGCTTGCGGAAGGTGCTGACCGCGCCGGTCTCCTCCTCCCACTTGATGATGCGCTGGTTCGGGATGTCGCTGCAGAGCAGATACCGCCCGTCGCCGAACCACACCGGCCCCTCGGCCCAGCGCAGGCCGGTGGTCAGCCGCTCCACGGCCGAGAGCTTGAGCCAGTATTTTTCAAAGCGCGGATCGAGTGCACGGATGGCCGGATCGGGATAATAGGTCGCCGGGCGCCAGCCGGCGGAATGCGATGCTGCATCGGACATTTGCTGTTCTCGTTGTTGCGTTTCCCCAGTAGTTGGATTTGCTATCATTGTCGGCTAATGACCGCAAATCAGTCGCCAGACCAAGAGGAAACAAATGCCACGCATATTGATGACCGGCGCTGCCGGCGGGATCGGCACATCGCTGCGCAAGCTGTTGCCGCCGATCTATCCGGATCTGCTGCTGAGCGATCTGAAGGCGCCGGCCGATCTCGGCAAGGACGAAAAGTTCAAGGCGGCCGATCTCGCCGATCTCGCGCAGGTCGAGGCGATCTGCGAGGGCATCGACGGCGTCCTGCATTTCGGCGGCTATTCGGTCGAAGGCCCCTGGGATTCCATTCTGCAATCCAACATCATCGGCGGCTACAACCTGTTCGAGGCCGCACGCAAGAAGGGCGTCAAGCGCATTGTGTTCGCCTCGTCGAACCATGCGGTCGGCTTCTACCCGCGCCATCACCGTATCGGCGCCGACGTCACCGCGCGCCCGGATAGCCGTTACGGCGTCAGCAAGGTGTTTGGCGAGGCGGTGGGGGCGCTCTATGCCGACAAGCATGGGCTTGGCGTGACCTGCTTGCGTATCGGCAATTTCGGCGAGATTCCGCTCGACCATCGTCGGCTGTCGATCTGGCTGAAGCCGGAAGACCTCGTGCAACTCTGCCGCATCGGTCTCGACCATCCCGATATTCACTTCGAGATCTTCTACGGCGCCTCCTACAATGAGCGCGCCTGGTGGGACAACCATCGCGCCTATGAACTCGGCTACCGCCCGACCGGCAGGGCTGAGGATTTTCGCGAGCACGCCATGACCGAGCAGGCCAAGCTGAAGCCGGACCCGGTCGGCGATTACTATCAGGGCGGCACGTTCTGCAGCATGGAGTTCGACGGCGACAAAAGCAGGATCGTGGACTGGAAGAGGTGAGACGTCATTCCGGGGCGATCCGAAGCATCGAACTAGGGTGCGCCCTCGCGCACCCGAGAATCTCGAGATTCTCAGGTGCGCAATTGCGCACCATAGTTCACGCTTTGCGTGCCCCGGAATAACGGCTTCTACTTCGTCCGATCATCCTCGGCGATCCGCCCGAGATAATCCGATTTGCTGAATTGCATGTGATCGACGCAGAGCTGCGCCAGCGCCCAGCTATCGCGGCCCTTCAATAGTTCGATCATCAATTCGTGCTGGCGTCGCGACAGCGCCAGCCCTTCGCGGTCGGCGAGATTCTTGGCGCGCATCGGCAGCGTCAGATTCATGTAGTCCTGCAGTGAGCGCACCAGATACGGGTTGCCGCAAGCGGAAAACAGCGCGACGTGAAAGGCGTCATTGGCCTCGTGGATGCCGCGCAGATCCTGTGCGTCGGCCTTGGCGCAATACTGCCGCTGCAGCTCGTTCAAGTGTTCGATCAGGCCGGCGGGGGCGGGGAGAGCTATCATCAGCGCCGCTTGCCGCGTCAGCATCTCCCGCACCTCGTAGATCTGACGAACCTCCTCGGCCGAATAGAACCGCACCGTGGCGCCGATGTTTTTCTCGCGCAGTACGATGCCCTGGCGTTCGAGCTGGAACAGCGCCTGGCGGACGAAATGCCGGCTGGCGCCGTAGCGCTGCATCAGCGTGTCCTCGACCAGCCGCAAGCCCGGCGCGAAGCGGCCGAAGATGATGTCCTCTTCGAGCCGGCGGATGACCTCCGCCTGTTCCTCCTCGCGCGTCGGCACGGAAGTATCCGTCAACGATTCCTGGGGCTTCATCGCGAGGCCTCCCAGCCCGACAGCCGGAGCGCTGCGATATCGATGGCGTCGAGTTCCGTCGCGGAGAGCATCGCCTCGGCGTCCGCGAAGGTCTGCGAGATCCCGAACTCGGTCGCACGCCGCGCGGCATTTTCCGCAAGGGGATCGACGATCGCCACGACGCGGGCTTGATCTGATAGGCTGGCCCAAGCGATGAGATGATGGCGGCTCACCATGCCGGCGCCGATAAGGCCAATGCGCAACGGTCGGTTCATGGGCGCGTTTCCATTTGGACCGGAAGTCAGCACGCAAACGCATAATTGTCAATAATGAGGTGCTATGTTGGCGGTTAATCCTGCCATTTGGCATAGGATGATCGATATTGACAATAATCTGCCGGGCTCCTTAAGTGCCCACCCATGACGACAGGAACAAAAAAATGGCCGACGGACTTCGCAAGGGACTGACGAGTTATGGCGACGCTGGCTTCTCGCTGTTCCTGCGCAAGGCCTTCATCAAGGCCATGGGCTATTCCGACGATGCGCTCAATCGGCCGATCGTCGGCATCACCAATACCTACA encodes the following:
- a CDS encoding SMP-30/gluconolactonase/LRE family protein — encoded protein: MSDAASHSAGWRPATYYPDPAIRALDPRFEKYWLKLSAVERLTTGLRWAEGPVWFGDGRYLLCSDIPNQRIIKWEEETGAVSTFRKPSNFANGNTRDRQGRLVTCEHGGRRVTRTEYDGSITVLIDSFDGKRLNSPNDVVVKSDGSIWFTDPTFGLLGNYEGYKAEPEIDANVYRLDAATGKATIVAEGVLGPNGLAFSPDEKILYVIESRGVPNRKILAYDVSPSGDKLSNKRVFVDAGPGTPDGFRVDIDGNLWCGWGMGDPELDGVVVFAPDGVMIGRIALPERCANLCFGGVKRNRLFMAASQSIYALYVNTQGAPGG
- a CDS encoding NAD-dependent epimerase/dehydratase family protein, which codes for MPRILMTGAAGGIGTSLRKLLPPIYPDLLLSDLKAPADLGKDEKFKAADLADLAQVEAICEGIDGVLHFGGYSVEGPWDSILQSNIIGGYNLFEAARKKGVKRIVFASSNHAVGFYPRHHRIGADVTARPDSRYGVSKVFGEAVGALYADKHGLGVTCLRIGNFGEIPLDHRRLSIWLKPEDLVQLCRIGLDHPDIHFEIFYGASYNERAWWDNHRAYELGYRPTGRAEDFREHAMTEQAKLKPDPVGDYYQGGTFCSMEFDGDKSRIVDWKR
- a CDS encoding aldehyde dehydrogenase family protein, whose amino-acid sequence is MVNRMQFYIDGAWVDPAVKKSTPVVNPATEEAMYEVALGSKADLDKAVAAAKRAFVTYSQTSREERIALLEKIIEVYKGRMKEIGAAVSDEMGAPLPMAERLQAGAGLGHIASTLEVLKNYHFEETIGTAVVVREAVGVIGMITPWNWPLNQIACKVAPALAAGCTMILKPSEFTPSSALIFAEILHEAGVPKGVFNLVNGLGPEVGAAMAEHPDIDMISFTGSTRAGVDVAKRAAPTVKRVSQELGGKSPNVILEGADLTKAVTGGVMHMFNNSGQSCNAPSRMIVPLSKMKEVAAIAKGVADKTKAGDPRAEGTTIGPVVSRIQWDKIQALIKKGIDEGATLVAGGPGLPEGVNKGFYVRPTIFADVTNEMTIAREEIFGPVLTIIGAKDEADAVKIANDTPYGLAGYVSGDTVESARRVARQIRAGNVNLQGVPNDRTAPFGGYKQSGNGREWGKYGLEEYLEVKAVAGYNAA
- a CDS encoding GntR family transcriptional regulator is translated as MKPQESLTDTSVPTREEEQAEVIRRLEEDIIFGRFAPGLRLVEDTLMQRYGASRHFVRQALFQLERQGIVLREKNIGATVRFYSAEEVRQIYEVREMLTRQAALMIALPAPAGLIEHLNELQRQYCAKADAQDLRGIHEANDAFHVALFSACGNPYLVRSLQDYMNLTLPMRAKNLADREGLALSRRQHELMIELLKGRDSWALAQLCVDHMQFSKSDYLGRIAEDDRTK
- a CDS encoding Gfo/Idh/MocA family oxidoreductase, translated to MNRPLRIGLIGAGMVSRHHLIAWASLSDQARVVAIVDPLAENAARRATEFGISQTFADAEAMLSATELDAIDIAALRLSGWEASR
- the bla gene encoding subclass B3 metallo-beta-lactamase, whose amino-acid sequence is MKKIAVALVALLSLAGTVQAQTVKDLLETLRAKWNTPTEPFKMIGNVYYVGTNGLASYLITSPQGHILVDMVMPEATSQIKANIEKLGFKLTDIKYLVNTHAHIDHTGGLAEMKQASGAQMVAGEADKPLLEGGYYPGAQEDEALKFPPVKVDRTVREGDKVTVGDVTLTARETPGHSPGCTSWEFSVKDGDATRSVLIFCSGTVALNRLVPNPTYSGIVADYRKTFARARDMKVDVLLAPHPEMYKMAEKRAKLSEGGPNPFVNPGEFNEYAATLEKTFEDALAKQTAAAEKKG